Proteins from a genomic interval of Lolium perenne isolate Kyuss_39 chromosome 1, Kyuss_2.0, whole genome shotgun sequence:
- the LOC127327228 gene encoding uncharacterized protein: protein MFKYGDPRRKPTREYSNILGGLIRKHFPGIVNLPSGGRDVAWTWKHYSYAEDPSGKCTNMQERVVRHFWKYFTRAEGEEIACDVILHELCRVRVTGMHYEARV from the exons ATGTTCAAGTATGGTGACCCGAGGAGGAAGCCGACACGTGagtactcgaacatccttggagGCCTAATTAGGAAGCATTTCCCTGGGATTGTCAATCTCCCTAGTGGTGGCCGCGATGTGGCTTGGACTTGGAAGCACTACAGCTACGCGGAAGATCCTAGCGGCAAGTGCACCAACATGCAAGAGCGGGTTGTCCGCCacttctgg aaatacttcacgAGGGCTGAGGGCGAGGAAATTGCGTGCGACGTTATCTTACACGAGTTGTGCAGGgtgagggtgactggcatgcactacgaggcacgcgtctag